From the Lancefieldella sp. Marseille-Q7238 genome, one window contains:
- a CDS encoding UvrD-helicase domain-containing protein — MSDAFQSPLFAAPPADGQSAGGLSMRTVPSAIDLGSLNPSQHEAVITTEGPLLVLAGAGSGKTRVLTHRIAHMIADKGVRPWQILAITFTNKAAAEMRERLGHLLPGGTRGMWVCTFHAMCVRMLREDPEAVGFGPNFTIYDDDDSKRLVKAIMADLDIDVRQFPMNSIRSKISAAKNALILPDEMERQASSPLDYVTVRVYRTLQQRLERANALDFDDLLVKAFELLSKNPVILNAYQERFRYINVDEYQDTNGVQYAITNLLASKYRNLMVVGDDDQSIYSWRGADIKNILAFEKDYPDTHTVKLEQNYRSTGHILGAANAVVAHNTHRTEKRLFTDEGDGEKICVYRAADERDEGRWVGSEIEKLHDAGTSYDDVAVFYRTNAQSRILEDMLLRAGVPYKIVGGMRFFDRAEIRDVMAYLKVVINPDDDVSALRVVNTPRRGIGSTSINKIQTYALRNRLSFFAACEACIGEESLLSAKVRNALTEFTGAVEAGRALDGELEEVIETIVDRSGLIRAYEAEHTMEADGRIENIREFFGVAAEFDETHDDAEEMLESLRQLREAGSLDEEGESSAPAPEPAALPMVRATEPPASSEPSAPTASPVPSAAVMEYPQVAAAKLPAFMEWLALRSDLDSLAGSASAVTLMTIHSAKGLEFPVVFVVGMEESIFPHVNFESDGAHLEEERRLAYVAITRARKKLYLTYASVRRMFGSVQANPVSRFIAEIPEEHIKAIGVGSSGFSGVGWEKRGDRHGTFGSGRGAEVYGGNVFGSRTRSTGRGGRIQPSVAPSIKKDPAKAKAVFASGDHISHKTFGPGVVLSVEGDTIEVKFTRTNKVKKLMKGFAPIVKIESQ; from the coding sequence TCAGCATGAAGCTGTCATAACCACCGAAGGTCCGCTTCTCGTGCTTGCCGGCGCAGGTTCCGGCAAAACGCGTGTGCTGACGCACCGCATCGCGCACATGATTGCCGATAAAGGTGTGCGTCCGTGGCAGATTCTCGCCATTACGTTTACCAATAAGGCCGCAGCCGAGATGCGGGAGCGCCTTGGGCACTTGCTTCCCGGTGGCACGCGCGGCATGTGGGTGTGTACGTTTCACGCCATGTGCGTGCGCATGTTGCGAGAAGACCCCGAAGCCGTCGGCTTTGGTCCCAACTTCACCATCTATGATGACGATGATTCAAAGCGGCTGGTTAAGGCTATTATGGCCGACCTTGATATTGATGTTCGCCAGTTTCCGATGAACTCTATCAGAAGTAAAATCAGCGCGGCGAAAAACGCCCTCATACTGCCGGATGAAATGGAGCGTCAGGCGTCGTCACCTCTCGACTACGTTACCGTCCGCGTCTACCGGACGCTTCAACAACGTCTTGAACGGGCGAACGCCCTGGACTTTGACGATCTTCTCGTTAAAGCCTTTGAACTGCTGTCCAAAAATCCCGTCATTCTTAACGCGTATCAAGAGCGCTTTCGCTACATCAATGTCGACGAATACCAAGACACCAACGGCGTTCAATACGCTATCACCAATCTTTTGGCTTCCAAGTACAGAAACCTCATGGTTGTGGGCGATGACGATCAGTCCATTTACTCGTGGCGTGGCGCGGACATCAAGAATATTCTGGCTTTTGAGAAGGACTACCCGGACACGCATACGGTCAAGCTCGAGCAGAACTACCGTTCAACAGGACATATTTTGGGAGCAGCGAACGCCGTTGTCGCTCACAATACGCACCGCACAGAGAAGCGCCTCTTTACCGATGAAGGCGATGGCGAGAAGATCTGCGTGTACCGCGCGGCAGACGAACGCGATGAGGGCCGCTGGGTTGGCTCGGAGATTGAGAAGCTGCATGATGCAGGAACCTCCTATGATGATGTCGCCGTGTTTTACCGTACCAACGCGCAGTCGCGCATACTCGAGGATATGCTGCTGAGAGCGGGTGTTCCCTATAAGATTGTGGGCGGCATGCGCTTCTTTGATCGCGCTGAGATTCGCGATGTCATGGCATACCTCAAGGTGGTTATCAACCCCGATGACGATGTGTCGGCGCTTCGCGTGGTCAACACTCCTCGGCGCGGCATCGGCTCTACCAGTATCAACAAAATCCAGACGTACGCGTTGAGAAACAGGCTGTCCTTTTTTGCTGCCTGCGAAGCCTGCATTGGCGAGGAAAGCCTCCTGTCTGCTAAAGTCCGCAATGCTCTTACAGAGTTTACCGGAGCTGTTGAAGCGGGTCGCGCTCTGGACGGCGAGCTCGAAGAGGTCATTGAGACAATCGTTGACCGGTCGGGACTCATTCGCGCCTACGAGGCCGAGCATACTATGGAGGCCGACGGCCGCATTGAGAACATCCGAGAGTTTTTTGGTGTCGCTGCTGAATTTGATGAAACGCATGACGACGCGGAAGAAATGCTTGAAAGTCTCCGTCAGCTGCGCGAAGCGGGTTCTCTTGACGAGGAGGGCGAATCATCGGCACCGGCGCCTGAGCCAGCGGCGTTGCCCATGGTGCGTGCGACAGAGCCACCCGCATCATCTGAGCCATCTGCGCCGACAGCATCGCCCGTGCCGTCCGCAGCTGTGATGGAATATCCTCAGGTTGCAGCTGCGAAGCTCCCCGCATTTATGGAATGGCTGGCGCTTCGGTCGGATTTGGACAGCCTTGCCGGTTCGGCTTCCGCCGTTACTCTTATGACCATCCATTCCGCAAAAGGTCTCGAATTTCCCGTTGTGTTTGTCGTGGGCATGGAAGAAAGCATCTTCCCGCATGTGAACTTTGAGTCTGATGGAGCGCATTTGGAGGAGGAGCGGCGTTTGGCGTACGTCGCTATCACGCGCGCTCGCAAAAAACTCTACCTCACATACGCGTCTGTGCGCCGCATGTTCGGATCTGTCCAGGCAAATCCGGTCTCTCGCTTTATAGCCGAAATACCCGAAGAACACATCAAAGCTATCGGCGTTGGCTCGTCAGGCTTTTCGGGTGTTGGCTGGGAAAAGCGGGGAGACCGCCATGGCACCTTCGGATCAGGCCGTGGCGCTGAGGTGTACGGAGGCAATGTCTTTGGCTCTCGTACGCGTTCTACCGGCAGAGGCGGACGTATTCAGCCGAGCGTTGCCCCTTCAATCAAAAAGGATCCCGCAAAGGCGAAAGCGGTCTTTGCGTCCGGCGACCACATATCCCATAAAACCTTTGGACCGGGCGTTGTTCTTTCCGTTGAAGGCGATACCATTGAAGTGAAGTTTACGCGTACGAACAAGGTTAAGAAGCTGATGAAAGGCTTTGCGCCCATCGTCAAGATAGAAAGTC